In Chromobacterium rhizoryzae, one genomic interval encodes:
- the flgB gene encoding flagellar basal body rod protein FlgB, with the protein MLDKIAKHFDFQQRALNLRAYRTEVLASNIANDETPNYKAVDFDFGKALQAQTDAQGRLAMNLTDARHLAGAGGAGNGAALQYRAAVQPSVDGNTVDMDVERAAFADNAVRFQSTLTFLNKRISGLSSAIQGQGGNS; encoded by the coding sequence ATGCTAGACAAAATCGCCAAACATTTCGACTTTCAGCAGCGAGCGCTGAATTTGCGGGCCTATCGCACCGAGGTGCTGGCCAGCAATATCGCCAACGACGAAACCCCCAACTACAAAGCGGTGGATTTCGACTTCGGCAAGGCCTTGCAGGCGCAGACCGATGCGCAGGGTCGTTTGGCGATGAATCTGACCGATGCCCGCCACCTAGCCGGGGCCGGCGGCGCGGGCAACGGCGCCGCGCTGCAATACCGCGCGGCGGTGCAGCCCAGCGTGGACGGCAACACCGTGGACATGGATGTGGAGCGGGCGGCTTTCGCCGACAACGCGGTCCGCTTCCAGTCGACGCTGACTTTTCTGAACAAGCGGATCAGCGGCCTGAGTTCGGCGATCCAGGGCCAGGGAGGCAATAGCTGA
- the flgJ gene encoding flagellar assembly peptidoglycan hydrolase FlgJ, with product MTIQSINAGAVSANDLLNRQLAVDPNQLNELRAQAIKDPKGAARQAASQFEALLMSTLLKSMRETKFDPEGESNDLSTYQGLYDQQLTQALSSNGGLGLGDMLYRQIAKQSNFDPDDKSARTIYAAPGPQLAARPAGGAKALQAYQEAQQTAGAVLSLTAPAAQTKAEAAGKGGSRDFAAEMLPHARTAAAQLGVAPEAVVAHAALESGWGKRAIRHPDGSNSHNLFGIKASGDWQGRTVSVMTTEYEGGVAQKRVEKFRAYGSYSEAFSDYARLLKDSPRYKSALNQGQNMYGFAHALQSGGYATDPRYARKLVDVAATLAQQTTRS from the coding sequence ATGACGATTCAGTCCATCAATGCCGGCGCCGTGAGCGCCAACGATTTGCTAAACCGGCAGCTGGCCGTGGATCCGAACCAGCTGAACGAGCTGCGGGCGCAAGCGATCAAGGACCCCAAGGGCGCGGCGAGACAGGCGGCGTCGCAGTTCGAGGCCTTGTTGATGAGCACCTTGCTCAAGAGCATGCGCGAGACCAAGTTCGACCCGGAAGGCGAATCCAACGATTTGAGCACCTACCAAGGCCTGTACGATCAGCAACTGACCCAGGCTTTGAGCTCCAACGGCGGCCTGGGGCTGGGCGATATGTTGTATCGCCAGATCGCCAAGCAGTCGAACTTCGATCCGGACGACAAGAGCGCGCGCACGATTTACGCCGCTCCCGGCCCGCAATTGGCCGCGCGTCCGGCCGGCGGCGCCAAGGCCCTGCAGGCCTACCAGGAAGCGCAGCAGACCGCCGGCGCGGTGTTGAGCTTGACGGCTCCGGCGGCTCAGACCAAGGCCGAGGCGGCCGGCAAGGGCGGCAGCCGCGACTTCGCCGCCGAAATGCTGCCGCATGCCCGCACGGCCGCGGCCCAACTGGGCGTGGCGCCGGAAGCCGTGGTCGCGCACGCGGCGCTGGAAAGCGGCTGGGGCAAGCGGGCGATTCGCCATCCGGACGGCAGCAACAGCCATAATCTGTTCGGCATCAAGGCCAGCGGCGATTGGCAGGGACGCACGGTCAGCGTGATGACCACCGAATACGAGGGCGGCGTCGCGCAGAAGCGGGTGGAGAAATTCCGCGCCTACGGTTCTTATTCCGAGGCCTTCAGCGACTACGCCCGTTTGTTGAAGGATTCGCCGCGCTACAAGAGCGCGCTGAACCAGGGGCAGAATATGTACGGCTTCGCGCATGCACTGCAATCCGGCGGCTACGCCACCGATCCGCGCTACGCGCGCAAGCTGGTGGACGTGGCGGCGACTTTGGCGCAGCAAACCACGCGCAGTTAA
- the flgG gene encoding flagellar basal-body rod protein FlgG, which yields MMRALYIAKTGMDSSQFQLDVVSNNLANVNTVGFKRSRGIFEDLYYQTLRQPGAQLANGNTTPTGLQVGTGSAAVATARIHSQGNTTQTGQPLDMAISGEGFFRIQLPDGTTSYTRNGEFKRNANGDVVNPDGYPLNPNINIPGTANQITVSSAGVVQYFLPNNPAAQTAGTIQLTTFINPQGLESVGNNLYLQSASSGDPQDGDPQTDTRGAVRSGFVEASNVNVTEELVNMITAQRAFEMNSRAITTADQMLQKLSQL from the coding sequence ATGATGCGCGCACTGTATATCGCCAAGACCGGCATGGATTCCAGCCAGTTCCAACTGGACGTGGTGTCCAACAACCTGGCCAACGTCAATACCGTCGGCTTCAAGCGCAGCCGGGGCATTTTCGAGGACTTGTATTACCAGACCCTGCGCCAGCCCGGCGCGCAGCTGGCCAACGGCAACACCACGCCCACCGGCTTGCAGGTGGGCACCGGCTCGGCGGCGGTGGCCACCGCCCGCATCCACTCCCAGGGCAATACGACCCAGACCGGGCAGCCGCTGGACATGGCGATCTCCGGCGAGGGCTTCTTCCGCATTCAATTGCCGGACGGGACCACCTCCTATACCCGCAACGGCGAGTTCAAGCGCAACGCCAACGGCGACGTGGTGAATCCGGACGGTTATCCGCTGAACCCCAATATCAATATTCCCGGCACCGCCAACCAGATCACGGTGTCCTCCGCCGGCGTGGTGCAGTACTTCTTGCCCAATAATCCGGCGGCGCAAACCGCGGGCACCATACAGCTGACCACCTTCATCAACCCGCAGGGTCTGGAGAGCGTGGGCAATAACCTGTATCTGCAATCCGCGTCCTCCGGCGATCCGCAGGACGGCGATCCGCAGACCGATACCCGCGGCGCGGTGCGTTCCGGCTTCGTGGAAGCGTCCAACGTCAACGTCACCGAGGAACTGGTCAATATGATCACCGCGCAGCGCGCTTTCGAGATGAACTCGCGCGCGATCACCACCGCGGACCAGATGCTGCAGAAACTGAGCCAGCTGTAA
- the flgL gene encoding flagellar hook-associated protein FlgL, producing MRISSNNIYQSGLNNMQSLQANIYKLTMQIDNQQRVVTPADDPVAAARILLISQSQGQNSQYINNTQAVSSWLSLSETAIKSSSDLMASMKSLAISAGSGALSPTELQAIQKQLQEGITELTTYANSTDGRGNYLFSGNKTDTLPFAVSLSAVPPASYLGDTGQRSVQISASQQMTISDPGSTVFGTPGGSATAAFDGLIQLNTLLGQNPKPANFGTQLNSAINAIDAAQQQMSLSLASIGARGQQNDNMQNVGGSLKLQYASSIGDLQDLDMPQAISDFTLAQTSLKYSQLTYNKVTQLSLFNYIS from the coding sequence ATGCGTATCAGCTCCAACAATATTTATCAGTCAGGCCTGAACAATATGCAGAGCCTGCAGGCCAACATCTACAAGCTCACCATGCAGATCGACAATCAGCAAAGGGTGGTGACGCCGGCCGACGATCCGGTGGCCGCGGCGCGCATTCTGCTGATCAGCCAGTCGCAGGGACAGAACAGCCAGTACATCAACAACACCCAGGCGGTCAGTTCCTGGTTGTCGCTGTCGGAAACCGCGATCAAGAGTTCGTCGGACCTGATGGCCAGCATGAAGAGCCTGGCGATTTCCGCCGGCAGCGGCGCGTTGAGCCCAACCGAGCTGCAGGCGATCCAGAAGCAGCTGCAGGAAGGCATCACCGAGTTGACGACTTACGCCAACTCCACCGACGGCCGCGGCAATTATCTGTTCAGCGGCAACAAGACCGATACGCTCCCCTTCGCGGTCAGCTTGTCGGCGGTGCCGCCGGCTTCGTATCTGGGCGATACCGGCCAGCGCAGCGTGCAGATCAGCGCTTCGCAGCAGATGACGATTTCCGATCCGGGCAGCACCGTGTTCGGCACGCCCGGCGGCAGCGCCACCGCGGCCTTCGACGGCCTGATCCAGCTGAACACTCTGCTGGGCCAGAATCCCAAGCCCGCCAACTTCGGCACCCAGCTGAACAGCGCGATCAACGCCATCGATGCGGCTCAGCAGCAGATGTCGCTGTCTTTGGCGTCCATCGGCGCGCGCGGCCAGCAGAACGACAATATGCAGAATGTCGGGGGCAGCCTGAAACTGCAATACGCCAGCAGCATCGGCGATTTGCAGGATCTGGACATGCCGCAGGCGATATCGGACTTTACCTTGGCGCAGACTTCGTTGAAGTACAGCCAGCTGACCTATAACAAGGTGACTCAGCTTTCGCTGTTCAACTATATCTCCTAA
- a CDS encoding flagellar basal body P-ring protein FlgI gives MLLALAVFPAMAAQRLKDLTNVGGVRPNQLIGYGLVVGLDGSGDKVTSSPFTGQAMSNMLNQLGVQVPPGTKLDPKNIAAVTLTATLPPFARQGQAIDVTASSIGDAKSLRGGTLLLSPLKGADGQIYAMAQGNVVVGGAGASAGGSSAQINQLSVGRIPAGATVEREVPTALGSGEFVNLELRESDFTTANRVVQAINKSFGQGTARAVDGRLIEVRAPFDPDQRVQFLSKMENIAVDPADVSPTVIINARTGSIVMNQAVTLAPCAVSHGNLTVTVSNTPQVSQPNPLSGGKTTVTNQADISINTPGSKLISLPNGANLSRVVAALNALGANAQDLISILQAMKSAGALKADLQII, from the coding sequence ATGCTGCTGGCGCTGGCCGTGTTTCCGGCCATGGCCGCGCAGCGTTTGAAGGATCTGACCAATGTCGGCGGGGTACGTCCCAACCAGTTGATAGGCTACGGCCTGGTGGTGGGCCTGGACGGCAGCGGCGACAAGGTTACCTCCTCGCCCTTCACCGGCCAGGCGATGTCCAATATGCTGAATCAGCTGGGCGTGCAAGTGCCTCCGGGCACCAAGCTCGACCCCAAGAACATCGCCGCGGTCACGCTGACCGCGACCTTGCCGCCGTTCGCGCGGCAGGGGCAGGCGATAGACGTGACGGCCTCGTCTATCGGCGACGCCAAAAGCCTGCGCGGCGGCACCTTGCTGCTGTCTCCGCTGAAAGGCGCGGACGGGCAGATTTACGCGATGGCGCAGGGCAATGTGGTCGTCGGCGGCGCCGGCGCCTCGGCGGGCGGCAGCTCCGCCCAGATCAATCAGCTCAGCGTGGGCCGCATTCCGGCCGGCGCCACGGTGGAGCGCGAAGTGCCCACCGCGCTGGGGTCCGGCGAATTCGTCAATCTGGAACTGCGCGAGTCCGATTTCACCACCGCCAACCGCGTGGTGCAGGCGATCAACAAATCGTTCGGCCAGGGCACCGCGCGCGCGGTGGACGGCAGGCTGATCGAAGTGCGCGCGCCGTTCGATCCGGACCAGCGCGTGCAGTTTCTGTCCAAGATGGAAAATATTGCCGTCGACCCGGCAGATGTTTCCCCCACCGTCATCATCAACGCCCGCACCGGCTCCATCGTGATGAATCAGGCGGTGACCCTGGCGCCGTGCGCGGTGTCGCACGGCAACTTGACGGTGACCGTCAGCAACACGCCGCAAGTGAGTCAGCCCAACCCGCTGTCTGGCGGCAAGACCACGGTGACCAACCAGGCCGACATCAGCATCAACACCCCGGGCAGCAAGCTGATCAGCCTGCCCAACGGCGCCAATCTGTCCCGGGTGGTGGCGGCGTTGAACGCGCTGGGCGCCAACGCTCAGGATCTGATTTCCATCTTGCAGGCGATGAAATCCGCCGGCGCGTTGAAAGCGGATCTGCAGATTATCTGA
- the flgC gene encoding flagellar basal body rod protein FlgC, which translates to MSLSNVFSISGSAMSAQSMRLSLVASNIANAESSTSSTGEPYKGRHAVFTAIPVTAAQPQVAGVRVTAVVEDQTPPRLKYDPGNPLADQRGYVTMPNVNPVEEMADMIAASRAYQNNVEIMNTAKTLQQKVLQLGQ; encoded by the coding sequence ATGTCTTTGTCCAATGTGTTTTCCATTTCCGGTTCGGCGATGTCGGCGCAATCGATGCGCCTCAGCCTGGTGGCCAGCAATATCGCCAACGCGGAAAGCTCGACCAGCTCCACCGGCGAGCCCTACAAAGGGCGTCACGCGGTGTTCACCGCGATTCCGGTGACGGCGGCGCAGCCGCAGGTGGCCGGCGTGCGCGTGACCGCGGTGGTCGAAGACCAGACTCCGCCGCGGCTCAAGTACGATCCGGGCAATCCGCTGGCCGACCAGCGCGGCTATGTGACGATGCCGAACGTGAATCCGGTGGAGGAGATGGCCGACATGATCGCCGCCTCCCGCGCCTATCAGAACAATGTCGAAATCATGAATACCGCCAAGACGCTGCAGCAAAAAGTGCTGCAGCTTGGCCAGTGA
- a CDS encoding flagellar basal body L-ring protein FlgH, with protein MKAMAMAAMLAALLSACVTQEPPLVQQPTSARPQPQPVSMPSNGSIFQAASYRPLFQDRMPAYVGDTLTVNIQENSSTSASEQTTNTRTSGLNSSINAGIKIPFLPSGAAGGLAGANFGGSGSANNTGKGDNKVATSFVSSITVTVLEVLPNGNLSVSGEKVVRVNSDTESIRLSGVINPRDIGADRSVSSLKVADARIEQQTKGTHRLYNEPGWLAKFFMSILPI; from the coding sequence ATGAAGGCGATGGCGATGGCGGCGATGTTGGCCGCACTATTGAGCGCTTGCGTGACCCAGGAGCCGCCGCTGGTGCAGCAGCCGACCAGCGCGCGTCCGCAACCGCAGCCGGTCAGCATGCCTAGCAACGGCTCGATTTTCCAGGCGGCCAGCTACCGGCCGCTGTTTCAGGACCGGATGCCCGCTTATGTCGGCGACACCCTGACTGTGAACATCCAGGAAAACTCGTCGACCTCGGCTTCCGAGCAGACCACCAATACCCGAACCTCGGGCCTGAACAGCAGCATCAACGCCGGCATCAAGATTCCCTTCCTGCCCAGCGGCGCCGCCGGCGGTTTGGCCGGCGCCAATTTCGGCGGCTCGGGTTCGGCCAACAATACCGGCAAGGGCGACAACAAGGTGGCCACCTCCTTCGTCAGCTCCATCACCGTCACGGTGCTGGAGGTGTTGCCCAACGGCAATCTATCGGTCAGCGGCGAGAAAGTCGTGAGGGTGAACAGCGACACCGAATCGATCCGCCTGTCCGGCGTGATCAATCCGCGCGATATCGGCGCGGACCGCAGCGTGTCTTCGCTCAAGGTGGCGGACGCCCGCATCGAGCAGCAGACCAAGGGGACGCACCGGCTGTACAATGAGCCGGGTTGGCTGGCCAAGTTTTTCATGAGTATATTGCCGATTTAA
- the flgE gene encoding flagellar hook protein FlgE yields MGFQQGLSGLNAASTQLDTIGNNVANANTVGFKSSRTEFADMYGNTLYGIATTTPGIGVKVAAVTQNMSNGNVTTTGRSLDLAINNGGFFTVAQPDGTLSYTRNGQFQINNQGYVVNNGNFLQGWQADAAGNITQGPVSKIQLNSNLVSPQATTKATLGINLDSRSTVPTVTPLDPTNSASYNWSNTNTVYDSLGNPHQVTMYYVAGAPTAAGRTWTATAYVDGNPANNTPPNSNNFSLTFNTSGVLTTPGPFNINFTPSPLNGSAVPQTVAFSFTGSTQVGQNFGVTTPPTIDGSAPGNLKGINISSSGIIQATFTNGQTKTIGQVALANFINPQGLQSKGNNLWAQTYDSGIASYNAPGTGNTGTIQAGAVEDSNVDLTAELVNMITAQRYYQANAQTIKTQDTLVQTLLNI; encoded by the coding sequence ATGGGCTTTCAACAAGGTTTGAGCGGCTTGAACGCCGCCTCCACCCAGCTGGACACCATCGGCAACAACGTGGCCAACGCCAACACCGTGGGTTTCAAGAGTTCGCGCACCGAGTTCGCCGACATGTACGGCAACACCTTGTACGGCATCGCCACCACCACGCCGGGCATCGGCGTCAAGGTGGCCGCGGTGACGCAGAACATGAGCAACGGCAACGTGACCACCACGGGCCGCAGCCTGGACCTGGCGATCAACAACGGCGGCTTCTTCACCGTGGCCCAGCCGGACGGCACCTTGTCCTACACCCGCAACGGCCAGTTCCAGATCAACAATCAGGGTTACGTGGTCAACAACGGCAATTTCCTGCAGGGCTGGCAGGCGGACGCGGCAGGCAACATCACCCAGGGACCGGTCAGCAAAATACAGCTGAACTCCAACCTGGTGTCGCCGCAGGCCACCACCAAGGCCACTCTCGGCATCAATCTGGATTCTCGCAGCACGGTGCCGACCGTTACGCCGCTGGATCCGACCAATTCGGCCTCCTACAACTGGTCCAACACCAATACGGTTTACGACTCGCTGGGCAACCCGCACCAGGTGACCATGTACTATGTCGCCGGCGCGCCCACCGCCGCTGGCCGGACCTGGACCGCAACCGCCTATGTGGACGGCAACCCGGCCAATAACACGCCGCCCAACAGCAATAATTTTTCGTTGACCTTCAACACCTCCGGCGTGCTGACCACGCCCGGACCGTTCAATATCAACTTCACCCCCAGCCCGCTCAACGGTTCGGCGGTGCCGCAGACCGTGGCCTTCAGCTTCACCGGCTCCACCCAGGTGGGGCAGAACTTCGGCGTGACCACTCCGCCGACCATAGACGGCTCCGCGCCCGGCAATCTGAAGGGCATCAATATTTCGTCCTCCGGCATCATCCAGGCGACGTTCACCAACGGCCAGACCAAGACCATAGGCCAGGTCGCCTTGGCCAACTTCATCAATCCGCAAGGCTTGCAGTCCAAGGGCAACAATCTGTGGGCGCAGACCTACGATTCCGGCATCGCCTCCTACAATGCGCCCGGCACCGGCAATACCGGCACCATCCAGGCCGGCGCGGTGGAGGATTCCAACGTCGACCTGACCGCGGAACTGGTCAATATGATCACCGCGCAGCGCTATTACCAGGCCAATGCGCAGACCATCAAGACCCAGGACACCCTGGTTCAGACCTTGCTGAACATCTGA
- a CDS encoding flagellar basal body rod protein FlgF, whose protein sequence is MDRMLYLAMNGAKHVMWQQATTANNLANVHTNGFKADVVAFRALPVVGEGAPTRTYVVDNTVGHDLSQGSLMHTGNVSDFAIGSKGFFAVQAPDGAEAYTRDGGYVLDATGMMRTRSGLPIMGDGGPIVVPTGSRVQLGQDGSVVAIPLSGAVRTPQLVGQIKMVNPGPKEVYKGEDGLFRINGGGNAAADANVKLVPEMLEASNVNSVESLVQMISHARQYDLNVRLMQTAQQGDQQAAQLLSTNG, encoded by the coding sequence ATGGATAGAATGCTTTACCTGGCGATGAACGGCGCCAAGCACGTGATGTGGCAGCAGGCCACCACCGCCAACAATCTGGCCAATGTGCACACCAACGGTTTCAAGGCCGACGTGGTGGCCTTCCGCGCTTTGCCGGTGGTGGGCGAGGGCGCGCCGACGCGGACCTATGTGGTGGACAACACCGTGGGCCACGATCTGAGCCAGGGCAGCTTGATGCACACCGGCAACGTCAGCGACTTCGCCATCGGCTCCAAGGGTTTCTTCGCGGTGCAGGCGCCGGACGGCGCCGAGGCCTATACCCGCGACGGCGGCTATGTGCTGGACGCCACCGGCATGATGCGCACCCGCTCCGGCCTGCCCATCATGGGCGACGGCGGTCCCATCGTGGTGCCGACCGGCTCCCGCGTGCAATTGGGCCAGGACGGCTCCGTGGTGGCGATTCCGCTGTCCGGCGCGGTGCGCACGCCGCAACTGGTCGGGCAGATCAAGATGGTCAACCCCGGCCCCAAGGAAGTGTACAAGGGCGAGGACGGCCTGTTCCGCATTAACGGCGGCGGCAACGCGGCCGCCGACGCCAACGTCAAGCTGGTGCCGGAAATGCTGGAGGCCAGCAATGTCAACTCGGTGGAAAGCCTGGTGCAGATGATTTCCCACGCCCGCCAGTACGACCTCAACGTCCGCCTGATGCAAACCGCGCAACAAGGCGATCAGCAGGCGGCTCAACTGTTGTCCACCAACGGTTAA
- a CDS encoding flagellar hook assembly protein FlgD — translation MASANPYDVLNSQTQTNPNSSVNGSKSNSGVVGSSASDIQNTFLKLFVAQMRSQDPMNPMDNSQMTAQMAQISQVGGIQQLNQSMQALIGAQAASQSLMASSMIGKKVLVAGSSLPKPPDGGTTPAGVLLNGPAQTVKVNVKDANGNVVRTMTIDKPVAGVNTFSWDGKNDKGEVVPAGKYSFSADVTQASANGSTTAVAYNTQTVTAVAWDKGVPELVLPDGSRAQLGDVAQMTA, via the coding sequence ATGGCTAGCGCAAATCCTTATGACGTGTTGAACAGTCAGACTCAGACCAATCCGAACAGCAGCGTCAACGGCAGCAAGAGCAATTCCGGCGTGGTGGGCTCCAGCGCCAGCGACATTCAGAACACCTTTCTGAAGCTGTTCGTGGCCCAGATGCGTTCCCAGGACCCGATGAATCCGATGGACAACAGCCAGATGACGGCCCAGATGGCGCAGATCAGCCAGGTGGGCGGCATTCAGCAGCTGAACCAGTCCATGCAGGCCTTGATCGGCGCGCAGGCGGCCTCCCAGTCGCTGATGGCGTCCAGCATGATAGGCAAAAAAGTGCTGGTGGCCGGCAGCAGCCTGCCCAAGCCGCCGGATGGCGGCACCACCCCGGCCGGCGTCTTGCTGAACGGGCCGGCGCAAACGGTGAAAGTCAACGTCAAGGACGCCAACGGCAATGTGGTTCGCACCATGACCATCGACAAGCCGGTGGCCGGCGTCAATACCTTCAGCTGGGACGGCAAGAACGACAAGGGCGAAGTGGTTCCGGCCGGCAAGTACAGCTTCAGCGCCGACGTGACCCAGGCCAGCGCCAACGGCAGCACCACGGCCGTGGCCTACAACACGCAAACGGTGACCGCAGTGGCGTGGGATAAAGGCGTTCCCGAACTGGTGCTGCCGGACGGCAGCCGCGCCCAATTGGGCGATGTGGCGCAGATGACCGCCTGA
- a CDS encoding response regulator, with amino-acid sequence MLEVQHLIISLAEPSHVQAQIISKALGEMGISKVEIHPNGEALLNRARESRPDLVISAYYLPDMTGQQLLQQMRESADLSGMPFILVSSETNPERLEPIRQAGSLGILPKPFTSGQLDEVLANALDFINTESLAMEVDTDLANVQVLIVDDSQTSRRHVRAVLERLGFEHFTEAASGADALPLLENESFQLIIVDYHMPGMDGCELARHIRQNSAQGRTPILMITSETDHDRLAEVEAAGVSACCDKPFSTNKLRDTIRELLQEY; translated from the coding sequence ATGCTGGAAGTACAACATTTAATCATCTCGCTGGCGGAACCATCGCATGTGCAAGCGCAGATCATCAGCAAGGCGCTGGGCGAGATGGGCATCTCCAAAGTGGAGATCCATCCCAACGGCGAAGCGCTGCTCAACCGCGCGCGCGAGTCGCGCCCCGACTTGGTGATCAGCGCCTACTATCTGCCCGACATGACCGGCCAGCAGTTGCTGCAGCAGATGCGCGAAAGCGCCGATCTCAGCGGCATGCCCTTCATTCTGGTCTCAAGCGAAACCAATCCGGAACGGCTGGAGCCCATCCGCCAGGCCGGCAGCCTGGGCATTCTGCCCAAGCCCTTCACCAGCGGCCAACTGGACGAGGTGCTGGCCAACGCGCTGGACTTCATCAATACCGAGAGCCTGGCCATGGAGGTGGACACGGATCTGGCCAACGTCCAGGTGTTGATCGTCGACGACAGCCAGACCTCGCGCCGCCATGTGCGCGCCGTGCTGGAGCGCCTGGGCTTCGAACACTTCACCGAAGCCGCCAGCGGCGCCGACGCGCTGCCCTTGCTGGAAAACGAAAGCTTCCAGCTGATCATCGTCGACTACCACATGCCCGGCATGGACGGCTGCGAGCTGGCGCGCCACATCCGTCAGAACAGCGCTCAGGGGCGAACGCCCATCCTGATGATCACCAGCGAGACCGACCACGACCGGCTGGCCGAGGTGGAGGCGGCCGGCGTCTCGGCCTGCTGCGACAAGCCCTTCTCCACCAACAAGCTCAGAGACACCATACGCGAACTGCTGCAGGAATACTGA
- the flgK gene encoding flagellar hook-associated protein FlgK produces MSSNIFSIGVSGLNAAQTALSVTGNNIANVSTPGYNVQYITQAGRTPQYQGFGFLGQGVDVTNVLRTYDKFLSGQVQTAQTNSSYYSTQVKQLNQINNLMASTDVSILPALQDFFGAMQTLSQQPDAIPSRQTVLNMAQALSTKFATVDGQLQQLQSGANGQIKSTVDSINSLASQIASLNTEIAALTGGNQLSAQPNTLMDQRDQAMLELNKLVSAKAVPQADGTYSVYVGNGQTLVTGGQTNTLATQPLPSDPTTLQLVFNNPNGTVTAIPNNLMSGGQLGGLLNFRDGPLLQARQQLGTMAINFSASINYQNQLGVDNTGAAGLPIFNDLSSYATNPQNAASNLQVLMGDPNKLATASNMVSTGGAGGNGVTMSGVWATLPGGYAGSINSVPPVFPGTGTHPSIGMTGMTITAAGSPATMTATITGPNGGGPYNVVPVGGGASNSFKLQTTAVPPVDVGVSFQLSGAPINGQTFTVGPAPAGTKPPPGDNTNLRELLAQQNLKLMGNQSYGSYYSTLVASVGNQTNTAQLQSAAMQTTLKQTTESLSNVTGVSLDQEAANLIKYQQSYQACSKVIQVAQTTFSSILNLMG; encoded by the coding sequence ATGAGCTCCAATATTTTCTCGATCGGCGTGAGCGGACTGAATGCGGCTCAAACGGCTTTGTCGGTAACCGGCAACAACATCGCCAACGTCTCCACGCCGGGGTACAACGTTCAATACATCACCCAGGCCGGCCGCACGCCGCAATATCAGGGCTTCGGCTTCCTGGGGCAGGGCGTGGACGTCACCAATGTGCTGCGCACCTATGACAAATTCCTGTCCGGCCAGGTGCAGACCGCGCAGACCAACAGCAGCTATTACAGCACCCAGGTCAAGCAGCTGAATCAGATCAACAATCTGATGGCGTCGACCGACGTGTCCATTCTGCCCGCCTTGCAGGATTTCTTCGGCGCGATGCAGACGCTGTCTCAGCAGCCGGACGCCATTCCCAGCCGGCAGACCGTGCTCAATATGGCCCAGGCGCTGAGCACCAAGTTCGCTACCGTCGACGGCCAACTGCAGCAACTGCAGTCCGGCGCCAACGGCCAGATCAAGAGCACGGTGGACAGCATCAACTCGCTGGCCTCGCAGATCGCCAGCCTCAACACCGAAATCGCCGCCTTGACCGGCGGCAATCAGCTGAGCGCGCAGCCCAACACGCTGATGGACCAGCGCGATCAGGCCATGCTGGAATTGAACAAGCTGGTCAGCGCCAAAGCCGTGCCGCAGGCGGACGGCACTTACTCGGTATACGTCGGCAACGGCCAGACTCTGGTGACCGGCGGTCAGACCAATACCCTGGCCACCCAGCCGCTGCCCAGCGATCCCACCACCTTGCAATTGGTGTTCAACAATCCCAACGGCACGGTGACGGCGATTCCGAACAATCTGATGTCCGGCGGCCAACTGGGCGGTTTGCTGAACTTCCGCGACGGCCCTTTGTTGCAGGCCCGGCAACAGCTGGGCACGATGGCGATCAACTTTTCCGCTTCGATCAATTATCAGAACCAGCTGGGCGTGGACAATACCGGCGCCGCCGGCCTGCCCATCTTCAACGATCTGAGCAGCTACGCCACCAATCCGCAGAATGCGGCCAGCAATCTGCAAGTGCTGATGGGCGATCCCAATAAACTGGCCACCGCGTCCAATATGGTGTCCACCGGCGGCGCCGGGGGCAACGGCGTCACCATGAGCGGCGTGTGGGCCACCTTGCCGGGCGGTTACGCGGGCAGCATCAACAGCGTGCCGCCGGTCTTTCCCGGCACCGGCACGCATCCGTCCATCGGCATGACCGGGATGACCATCACCGCCGCGGGCAGCCCGGCGACGATGACGGCCACCATCACCGGCCCCAACGGCGGCGGACCTTACAATGTGGTGCCGGTGGGCGGCGGCGCCAGCAATAGTTTCAAACTGCAGACCACGGCGGTGCCGCCGGTGGACGTGGGCGTCAGCTTTCAGCTGTCCGGCGCGCCGATCAACGGCCAGACCTTTACCGTGGGGCCGGCGCCGGCAGGGACCAAGCCGCCGCCGGGCGACAACACCAATTTGCGCGAGCTGCTGGCGCAGCAGAACCTCAAGCTGATGGGCAATCAGTCCTACGGTTCGTATTATTCGACGTTGGTGGCCTCGGTGGGCAACCAGACCAATACTGCGCAATTGCAGTCCGCGGCCATGCAGACTACTTTGAAGCAGACCACGGAAAGCCTGTCCAATGTCACCGGGGTGAGCCTGGATCAGGAGGCGGCCAATCTGATCAAGTACCAACAGTCCTATCAGGCGTGCAGCAAGGTGATACAGGTGGCGCAAACCACCTTCTCCAGCATTCTGAACCTGATGGGCTAA